In Exiguobacterium acetylicum, the genomic stretch AAACGCGTTCGAGTTATAAGGAGGAAAACAGCATGTATCATGTAGCCGTCATCGGAGCAACCGGCGCCGTCGGTCAAAAAATGTTACAAGTACTCGCAGAACTGGACTTCCCGGTCAGCCGCCTGTCCGCTTACGCTTCTGCTCGTTCAGCAGGGAACACGGTACAGTTCAAGGGAGAAGATATTACGATCCAAGCGCTGACGCCAAACATCACGGAAGACGGGATCGATGTCGCGTTGTTCGCAGCAGGCGGAACGATCAGTGAGCAATATGCCCCGTTACTAGCCGAAAACGGAACACTCGTCGTTGATAATTCAAGTGCTTTCCGAATGCAGGAGACGATTCCACTCGTCGTGCCAGAAGTCAATCCACAAGCGATTCAGGCGACAGACCGCTTGATCGCAAATCCGAACTGTTCGACGATTCAATCCGTCGTCGCCTTAGCACCGCTCCAGTCACTGGGATTCGAACGGATCAACTATACAACGTATCAGGCCGTATCGGGTTCAGGTCAAAAAGGAATCGAGGATTTGGCACGCGGGGCACGCGGAGAAGAGCCCGTCAATTATCCGCATCCGATTCACGATAACATCTTGCCGCATATCGATGTGTTCCTTGAGAACGGCTATACGAAAGAAGAGCAGAAGATGATTGATGAAACACGGAAAATCTTCAATCTTCCAGCATTACCAGTCAGTGCGACATGTGTCCGGGTTCCAGTCACGAATTCTCACTCGGTTGCGATCAACGTCACGTTTACACAACCGACGACGGTTGCAGCGATCCGTGAAGCACTTGAAAACGCACCGGGCG encodes the following:
- a CDS encoding aspartate-semialdehyde dehydrogenase; amino-acid sequence: MYHVAVIGATGAVGQKMLQVLAELDFPVSRLSAYASARSAGNTVQFKGEDITIQALTPNITEDGIDVALFAAGGTISEQYAPLLAENGTLVVDNSSAFRMQETIPLVVPEVNPQAIQATDRLIANPNCSTIQSVVALAPLQSLGFERINYTTYQAVSGSGQKGIEDLARGARGEEPVNYPHPIHDNILPHIDVFLENGYTKEEQKMIDETRKIFNLPALPVSATCVRVPVTNSHSVAINVTFTQPTTVAAIREALENAPGVVLVDDVANTRYPMPLDASGTDDVYVGRIRQDDSLANTFHLWCVADNIRKGAASNAVQVARQAIEQSIHS